From Streptomonospora salina, the proteins below share one genomic window:
- a CDS encoding phosphatidate cytidylyltransferase translates to MLHKPDGDPVRTGRNLPVAVASGVALGALVLLSIYPFSAVFVAITAAATLICLRELNRGLGAHGARLALWPLGAGGAAMQVCAYFGGAEWLVGATALTAVAALAWRLRDGAEGYVRDAAADLLTLAYVPFLLATWQLLIATPGDGQERLIAFIIVTISSDIGGYFAGILMGRHKMAPVISPNKTWEGFSGSVLACMIAGALAVGLMLDGPLWAGAVLGVAVVLAATVGDLIESLLKRDLGVKDMGRFMPGHGGLLDRVDSLLIAGPVAWIVLSLLVP, encoded by the coding sequence GTGCTGCACAAGCCCGACGGCGATCCCGTACGCACCGGCCGCAACCTTCCGGTGGCCGTCGCCAGCGGTGTGGCGCTGGGCGCGCTCGTCCTGCTGTCGATCTACCCCTTCTCGGCCGTGTTCGTCGCGATCACCGCCGCCGCGACGCTCATCTGCCTGCGCGAGCTGAACCGCGGGCTGGGCGCCCACGGCGCGCGGCTCGCGCTGTGGCCGCTGGGTGCGGGCGGTGCGGCGATGCAGGTGTGCGCGTACTTCGGCGGCGCCGAATGGCTCGTGGGGGCGACGGCCCTGACCGCAGTCGCAGCGCTCGCGTGGCGCCTGCGCGACGGCGCCGAGGGATACGTCCGCGACGCCGCCGCCGATCTGCTCACCCTCGCCTACGTCCCTTTCCTCCTGGCGACCTGGCAGTTGCTCATCGCCACGCCCGGCGACGGCCAGGAACGCCTGATCGCGTTCATCATCGTCACCATCAGCAGCGACATCGGCGGCTACTTCGCCGGGATCCTGATGGGCCGGCACAAGATGGCACCGGTGATCAGCCCGAACAAGACCTGGGAGGGCTTCTCCGGTTCGGTGCTGGCCTGCATGATCGCGGGGGCGCTGGCCGTGGGGCTGATGCTCGACGGCCCCCTGTGGGCCGGGGCGGTGCTGGGCGTCGCCGTGGTGCTGGCCGCCACGGTGGGCGACCTGATCGAGTCGCTGCTCAAACGCGACTTGGGGGTGAAGGACATGGGCCGGTTCATGCCCGGCCACGGCGGTCTGCTGGACCGGGTGGACTCGCTTCTGATCGCGGGTCCGGTCGCCTGGATCGTGCTCAGCCTGCTGGTTCCCTGA
- the tsf gene encoding translation elongation factor Ts has protein sequence MANYTAADVKKLRDLTGAGMMDCKKALEDSDGDFDKAVEFLRVKGAKSVGKRAERTTTNGLVVLKQDDDTAAVLVELGCETDFVAKNEQFQKLADDIAEFVAANDADDLAALGNSEYSDGKTVQTVIEEHSAVIGEKIELRRFAKYEGAYVASYLHKSDPDLPPTMGVLVELDTADAEVGKDLAQQIAALAPSYVSKDDVPEETVESERRIAEATAREEGKPEQALPKIIEGRVNGFFKDATLLAQPFVKDGKKTVGQVVEEAGVTVRRFARLKVGQS, from the coding sequence ATGGCGAACTACACCGCCGCCGATGTGAAGAAGCTCCGCGACCTGACCGGCGCGGGGATGATGGACTGCAAGAAGGCGCTGGAGGACAGCGACGGCGACTTCGACAAGGCCGTCGAGTTCCTGCGCGTCAAGGGCGCCAAGTCCGTCGGCAAGCGCGCCGAGCGCACGACCACCAACGGGCTGGTCGTCCTCAAGCAGGACGACGACACCGCGGCCGTGCTGGTCGAGCTGGGCTGCGAGACCGACTTCGTCGCCAAGAACGAGCAGTTCCAGAAGCTGGCCGACGACATCGCCGAGTTCGTGGCCGCCAACGACGCCGACGACCTCGCCGCCCTGGGCAACAGCGAGTACTCCGACGGCAAGACGGTGCAGACCGTCATCGAGGAGCACAGCGCCGTCATCGGCGAGAAGATCGAACTGCGCCGCTTCGCCAAGTACGAGGGCGCCTACGTCGCCAGCTACCTGCACAAGTCCGACCCGGACCTGCCGCCGACCATGGGCGTCCTGGTCGAGCTGGACACGGCCGACGCCGAGGTCGGCAAGGATCTCGCGCAGCAGATCGCCGCGCTCGCGCCGAGCTACGTGAGCAAGGACGACGTCCCCGAGGAGACGGTCGAGAGCGAGCGCCGCATCGCCGAGGCGACCGCCCGCGAGGAGGGCAAGCCGGAGCAGGCGCTGCCCAAGATCATCGAGGGCCGCGTCAACGGTTTCTTCAAGGACGCCACGCTGCTCGCCCAGCCGTTCGTCAAGGACGGCAAGAAGACGGTCGGCCAGGTCGTCGAGGAAGCCGGCGTCACCGTCCGCCGTTTCGCGCGGTTGAAGGTCGGCCAGTCCTGA
- the frr gene encoding ribosome recycling factor translates to MTEETLLEAEEKMEKAVVVAKEDFAAIRTGRPGPATFNKITAEYYGTQTPINQLASFAVPEPRMVVVSPFDKSSMQAVEKAIRNSDLGVNPANDGNVIRVVFPELSEERRKEYVKLARSKAEDARVSIRNIRRHAKDSFDKSVKSGEIGEDEGHRAQEELEEITQKHVAEVDEMLKHKESELLEV, encoded by the coding sequence ATGACCGAAGAGACACTCCTCGAAGCCGAGGAGAAGATGGAGAAGGCCGTCGTGGTCGCCAAGGAGGACTTCGCCGCGATCCGCACGGGCCGCCCGGGACCGGCGACCTTCAACAAGATCACGGCCGAGTACTACGGCACCCAGACCCCGATCAACCAGCTCGCGTCGTTCGCGGTCCCCGAACCGCGCATGGTGGTCGTGTCTCCGTTCGACAAGTCGTCGATGCAGGCGGTCGAGAAGGCCATCCGCAACAGCGACCTGGGGGTCAATCCGGCCAACGACGGCAACGTCATCCGGGTGGTCTTCCCCGAGCTGTCGGAGGAGCGCCGCAAGGAGTACGTCAAGCTGGCGCGCAGCAAGGCCGAAGACGCCCGCGTATCCATCCGCAACATCCGGCGCCACGCCAAGGACTCGTTCGACAAGTCCGTCAAGTCCGGCGAGATCGGCGAGGACGAGGGCCACCGCGCCCAGGAGGAGCTCGAGGAGATCACGCAGAAGCACGTAGCGGAGGTCGACGAAATGCTCAAGCACAAGGAATCCGAGCTGCTCGAGGTCTAG
- a CDS encoding VTT domain-containing protein translates to MAFVFGLASGVVPVLNVELYLLGLGTLGGGTLLMGAAAAGLGQTLGKIPYFYIGRGALNVPWLKRRARTPPRWAERAERWRAKAEGRPLWALGLVGVSSLASVPPFMVVSVLAGTVRMPVWSFAAVTFVTRTVRFAVVVYAPGAALWLL, encoded by the coding sequence ATGGCCTTCGTGTTCGGGCTGGCCTCCGGGGTGGTCCCGGTGCTCAACGTCGAGCTGTACCTGCTCGGCCTGGGGACGCTGGGCGGCGGGACGCTGCTGATGGGCGCGGCGGCGGCCGGACTCGGCCAGACGCTGGGCAAGATCCCCTACTTCTACATCGGGCGCGGTGCGTTGAACGTGCCCTGGCTCAAGCGCCGCGCCCGGACCCCGCCGCGCTGGGCGGAGCGGGCCGAGCGCTGGCGCGCCAAGGCCGAAGGCCGGCCGCTGTGGGCGCTGGGCCTGGTGGGTGTCAGCTCGCTGGCCAGCGTGCCGCCGTTCATGGTCGTCTCGGTCCTGGCGGGAACCGTGCGCATGCCGGTGTGGAGTTTCGCTGCGGTGACGTTCGTCACCCGCACGGTCCGCTTCGCGGTCGTGGTGTATGCGCCGGGGGCGGCACTGTGGCTGCTGTAG
- a CDS encoding suppressor of fused domain protein, whose protein sequence is MAGAHVLLDQYSPYRSRRVIVEQDSRTTAAYLLDARGSIRVPVWLANHGIAPETGDPEGLYRGEAPLMPAAQTKHPQGRAPFDGSALRAVWFEEGDGVALLDDDGLLAIIPGWAEADSGLPGYAREAIGRSPYAWALDPVARQLWPRVVHAEAYWDWRAAPNAWRSVQRTVFNHLTRTVGPAGHYWDVSDGHAPLIRVSERPPTEDRPYTVLSTVGMCGQRMPTLDRYMADTSGYARIELALATTTRAHVAARIFRWIGAFPWRAVTWFGAGHSVKWLDNSEDAAMRGDSAAVLLVADPAPLNGPSGRLPPDTSGLTFHGDPVTWLWIVPITRPEHLFAKEHDSATLIAKLAAEGRSWILD, encoded by the coding sequence GTGGCCGGAGCGCACGTCCTCCTCGACCAGTACAGCCCCTACCGCAGCCGCCGCGTCATCGTCGAGCAGGACTCCCGCACCACGGCGGCCTACCTCCTCGACGCCCGGGGCTCGATCCGCGTACCCGTGTGGCTGGCCAACCACGGGATAGCTCCGGAAACCGGCGACCCCGAAGGTCTTTACCGCGGCGAGGCGCCCCTGATGCCCGCCGCCCAGACCAAGCATCCGCAGGGGCGCGCGCCCTTCGACGGATCCGCGCTGCGCGCCGTGTGGTTCGAGGAGGGCGACGGTGTCGCTCTGCTCGACGACGACGGCCTGCTGGCGATCATCCCCGGCTGGGCCGAGGCCGACAGCGGCCTGCCCGGCTACGCCCGCGAGGCGATCGGCCGGTCCCCCTACGCCTGGGCGCTGGATCCGGTGGCCCGGCAGCTGTGGCCGCGGGTGGTCCACGCCGAGGCGTATTGGGACTGGCGGGCGGCGCCCAACGCCTGGCGCAGCGTCCAGCGGACCGTGTTCAACCACCTCACCCGCACCGTCGGGCCCGCCGGCCACTACTGGGACGTCTCCGACGGCCACGCCCCGCTGATCCGGGTATCCGAGCGGCCGCCCACCGAGGACCGGCCCTACACGGTGCTCAGCACGGTGGGCATGTGCGGCCAGCGCATGCCCACGCTCGACCGCTACATGGCCGACACCTCGGGCTATGCCCGCATCGAGCTGGCGCTGGCCACCACGACCCGGGCCCACGTGGCCGCGCGCATCTTCCGCTGGATCGGGGCCTTCCCCTGGCGGGCGGTGACCTGGTTCGGCGCCGGGCACAGCGTGAAATGGCTGGACAATTCCGAGGACGCGGCCATGCGGGGCGACAGCGCCGCGGTGCTGCTGGTGGCCGATCCCGCACCGCTGAACGGCCCGTCCGGGCGGCTGCCGCCCGACACCTCCGGCCTGACCTTCCACGGCGATCCGGTCACGTGGCTGTGGATCGTCCCGATCACCCGGCCCGAGCACCTCTTCGCCAAGGAGCACGACTCGGCAACGCTGATCGCCAAGCTCGCCGCCGAGGGGCGCAGCTGGATCCTGGACTAG
- the rlmN gene encoding 23S rRNA (adenine(2503)-C(2))-methyltransferase RlmN, with amino-acid sequence MPAELTFAAPRGAKPPRHLADLSPEERSSAVADLGEKPFRAKQLAQHYFGRLESDTAAMTDLPSGVRERLGEELLPTLLTPVRHIDCDDGMTRKTLWRAFDGVMFESVLMRYPDRVTLCVSSQAGCGMNCPFCATGQNGLTRNLSTGEITDQVVASARDLARGDVAGGPGRISNVVFMGMGEPLANYRRVLDSIRRMTDPVPGGLGMSQRGVTVSTVGLVPAIEKLIDQRMQVRLAISLHAPDDELRDELVPVNTRWKVAEVLESAWRYADTTGRRVSIEYALIRDINDQAWRADLLGRLLKGRLAHVNLIPLNPTPGSKWTASRPEDEREFVRRLESHGISVTIRDTRGQEIDGACGQLAAAEN; translated from the coding sequence ATGCCTGCCGAGCTCACCTTCGCCGCGCCCCGCGGGGCCAAGCCGCCGCGCCACCTCGCCGACCTCAGTCCCGAGGAGCGCAGCAGCGCCGTCGCCGATCTCGGCGAGAAGCCGTTCCGCGCCAAGCAGCTCGCCCAGCACTACTTCGGCCGGCTGGAGTCCGACACCGCGGCCATGACCGACCTGCCGTCCGGGGTCCGCGAACGGCTCGGCGAGGAGCTGCTGCCGACGCTGCTGACCCCGGTCCGCCATATCGACTGCGACGACGGGATGACCCGCAAGACGCTGTGGCGGGCTTTCGACGGCGTGATGTTCGAGTCGGTGCTGATGCGCTACCCCGACCGGGTCACGCTGTGCGTCTCCTCGCAGGCCGGCTGCGGCATGAACTGCCCCTTCTGCGCCACGGGCCAGAACGGCCTCACCCGCAACCTGTCCACCGGCGAGATCACCGACCAGGTGGTCGCCAGCGCACGCGATCTGGCGCGCGGCGACGTCGCCGGCGGCCCTGGACGCATCAGCAACGTGGTGTTCATGGGCATGGGCGAGCCGCTGGCCAACTACCGGCGCGTGCTGGATTCGATCCGCCGCATGACCGATCCGGTGCCCGGCGGGCTGGGCATGTCCCAGCGCGGCGTGACCGTCTCGACGGTGGGCCTGGTGCCGGCCATCGAGAAGCTGATCGACCAGCGCATGCAGGTCCGGCTGGCGATCTCGCTGCACGCGCCCGACGACGAGCTGCGTGACGAGCTGGTTCCGGTCAACACCCGCTGGAAGGTCGCCGAGGTCCTCGAATCGGCCTGGCGCTACGCCGACACCACCGGCCGCCGCGTCTCGATCGAGTACGCGCTCATCCGCGACATCAACGACCAGGCCTGGCGGGCCGACCTGCTGGGGCGGCTGCTCAAGGGGCGCCTGGCGCACGTCAACCTGATCCCGCTGAACCCGACCCCCGGATCGAAGTGGACCGCCTCCCGTCCCGAGGACGAGCGGGAGTTCGTGCGCCGCCTGGAATCGCACGGGATCTCGGTCACCATCCGCGACACACGCGGCCAGGAGATCGACGGCGCCTGCGGCCAGCTCGCCGCCGCCGAGAACTAG
- a CDS encoding peptidoglycan DD-metalloendopeptidase family protein yields MPAPHRPRSRPHRTRRALACCLAALAFAPFVGAAPAGAREGRWRAPLDGPVHVLRPFDPPAERWLAGHRGVDLAADPGAAVRAAAAGRVAFAGTVAGTGVVSVDHGGLRTTHLPVDPRVERGSRVAAGQELAAVAEDGAHCGARTCLHWGLRHGGTYLDPLAALGLGRVRLLPLGAAR; encoded by the coding sequence ATGCCGGCACCGCACCGCCCGCGCTCCCGCCCGCACCGCACCCGTCGCGCCCTGGCGTGCTGCCTTGCGGCACTCGCATTCGCCCCGTTCGTCGGCGCGGCGCCCGCGGGGGCCCGGGAGGGGCGGTGGCGCGCCCCGCTGGACGGGCCCGTGCACGTGCTGCGGCCCTTCGATCCGCCGGCCGAGCGCTGGCTCGCGGGCCACCGGGGCGTCGACCTGGCCGCCGACCCCGGCGCCGCAGTGCGCGCCGCCGCGGCCGGCCGCGTGGCGTTCGCCGGGACCGTCGCCGGGACCGGTGTGGTCAGCGTCGACCACGGCGGCCTGCGCACCACCCACCTGCCGGTCGATCCGCGGGTGGAGCGGGGCTCGCGGGTCGCGGCGGGACAGGAACTGGCGGCCGTGGCCGAAGACGGGGCGCACTGCGGCGCGCGCACCTGCCTGCACTGGGGGCTCCGGCACGGCGGCACCTACCTCGACCCGCTGGCCGCGCTGGGGCTGGGCCGGGTACGGCTGCTGCCGCTCG
- a CDS encoding MFS transporter produces the protein MSAPEEPAEHTDAPAGVRAPLRYRNFRGLAAGRSLMYFGNALATVALAFAVLDLTGSPVALGIVLGARSVALVVFALTGGVLADRLPRSVILQGACALTAASQAAIAASVLTGAASIPLLAALSLVNGAVAAVGLPAAVSLTPQTVPARLLRQANAVARMGIMLGMAVGMSAGGGAVGLAGPGWTLALNAAVFAAAGAAFAAVRVAAPASTGPARPLRDLAEGWSEFVSRPWVWIVVLQFMIVNAVWSGGVKVLGPTVADATIGRGLWGVVLSAETAGALVGGLLAARWQPRRALLFGVSLTAMDALPLLTLGYAPTVPFLLPAMFLTGLALEQFGVAWEVSLQQNIPADKLARVYSYDALGSFVALPVGETLAGPLAALVGMRPALAGGAALVAAACLVTISVPGVRTLTRC, from the coding sequence GTGAGCGCCCCCGAGGAGCCCGCCGAGCACACCGACGCGCCGGCGGGCGTGCGCGCTCCGCTGCGCTACCGGAACTTCCGCGGGCTGGCCGCCGGGCGGAGCCTGATGTACTTCGGCAACGCGCTGGCCACCGTCGCACTGGCCTTCGCGGTGCTCGACCTGACCGGGTCACCGGTGGCCCTGGGGATCGTGCTGGGCGCCCGATCGGTCGCGCTGGTCGTCTTCGCGCTGACGGGCGGCGTGCTCGCCGACCGGCTGCCGCGCTCGGTCATCCTGCAGGGCGCCTGCGCCCTCACTGCCGCCTCCCAGGCCGCCATCGCCGCCAGCGTACTGACGGGTGCGGCTTCGATCCCGCTGCTGGCCGCCCTCAGCCTGGTCAACGGAGCGGTTGCCGCCGTCGGGCTGCCCGCGGCGGTCTCGCTGACCCCGCAGACCGTGCCCGCCCGCCTGCTGCGCCAAGCCAACGCGGTGGCGCGCATGGGCATCATGCTCGGCATGGCGGTGGGGATGTCGGCGGGCGGCGGCGCGGTCGGGCTGGCGGGTCCGGGCTGGACGCTGGCCCTGAACGCCGCGGTCTTCGCCGCCGCGGGCGCGGCCTTCGCCGCGGTCCGCGTCGCCGCACCCGCATCCACCGGGCCCGCCCGCCCGCTGCGCGACCTCGCCGAGGGCTGGTCCGAGTTCGTGTCGCGGCCGTGGGTGTGGATCGTGGTGCTGCAGTTCATGATCGTCAACGCGGTCTGGTCGGGCGGCGTGAAGGTGCTCGGACCCACCGTCGCCGACGCGACGATCGGACGCGGCCTGTGGGGCGTCGTGCTGTCCGCGGAGACCGCGGGCGCCCTGGTCGGCGGTCTGCTCGCGGCGCGCTGGCAGCCGCGCCGGGCGCTGCTGTTCGGCGTGTCGCTGACCGCGATGGACGCGCTTCCGCTGCTGACCCTGGGCTATGCGCCGACCGTGCCGTTCCTGCTTCCCGCCATGTTCCTCACCGGCCTCGCGCTGGAGCAGTTCGGCGTGGCCTGGGAGGTGTCGCTCCAGCAGAACATCCCGGCGGACAAGCTGGCGCGGGTGTATTCCTACGACGCGCTGGGGTCCTTCGTGGCCCTGCCCGTCGGCGAAACGCTGGCCGGGCCGCTGGCCGCCCTGGTGGGCATGCGCCCGGCCCTGGCCGGAGGTGCGGCGCTCGTCGCCGCCGCCTGCCTGGTCACGATCAGCGTGCCCGGCGTGCGCACGCTCACCCGGTGTTGA
- a CDS encoding helix-turn-helix domain-containing protein has translation MPSPSYDPDIAGLRLLAHPLRLRLLSLLTAQAMSAAESARELGETQANVSYHLRRLHEGGLLEIAERVRVSGGLARRYRHDPSSGPPALAAQAGAPGGHREAAAAMAAELRRRAGLVHPDGPSHLTDAEVWIDPAEWRSLIRAVADAADRLHAAARPPHTPGTIPTGTTLVMFALAAAAPADGDGGGVPDGHEDR, from the coding sequence GTGCCTTCACCCTCCTACGACCCCGACATCGCCGGTCTGCGGCTGCTCGCCCACCCGCTGCGCCTGCGACTGCTGTCGCTGCTCACCGCCCAGGCGATGAGCGCGGCCGAGTCCGCGCGCGAGCTCGGCGAAACCCAGGCCAACGTCAGCTACCACCTGCGCCGGCTGCACGAGGGCGGGCTGCTGGAGATCGCCGAGCGGGTTCGGGTCTCGGGCGGGCTCGCGCGGCGCTACCGCCACGACCCCTCCAGCGGCCCTCCCGCCCTCGCCGCCCAAGCGGGTGCCCCCGGCGGCCACCGGGAGGCCGCGGCGGCCATGGCCGCCGAGCTCCGGCGCCGCGCCGGGCTCGTGCACCCCGACGGCCCCAGCCACCTCACCGACGCCGAGGTGTGGATCGACCCCGCCGAATGGCGCAGCCTGATCCGGGCCGTCGCCGACGCCGCCGACCGCCTGCACGCCGCCGCCCGGCCCCCGCACACCCCCGGCACGATCCCCACCGGCACCACCCTGGTCATGTTCGCGCTCGCCGCGGCCGCCCCCGCGGACGGCGACGGCGGCGGCGTCCCGGACGGGCACGAGGACCGGTGA
- a CDS encoding MOSC N-terminal beta barrel domain-containing protein — protein MAVVTEMYTYPVKGCAGVPVTEAPLTEAGLAHDRTFMVVSESGVFRSQRGEPRPALVRPDIVLDGWDRPHLEDEVRRVSIGGSELSYAELATRCAVTTVDQNTGAKSGREPLRALSAYRRASAGGVVFGAKFSVVRSGTLVLGEDAVVTGWGESER, from the coding sequence ATGGCGGTTGTGACCGAGATGTACACCTACCCGGTGAAGGGATGCGCGGGAGTTCCCGTGACCGAGGCGCCGCTGACCGAAGCGGGATTGGCGCACGACCGCACCTTCATGGTGGTCAGCGAGAGCGGAGTGTTCCGGAGCCAGCGCGGGGAGCCGCGGCCGGCTCTCGTTCGCCCCGACATCGTGCTCGACGGCTGGGACCGACCGCACCTTGAGGACGAGGTCCGCCGGGTGTCCATCGGCGGCAGCGAACTGAGCTATGCCGAGCTCGCAACCCGGTGCGCCGTCACAACGGTCGACCAGAACACGGGCGCCAAGTCGGGCCGCGAACCCCTCCGTGCGCTCTCCGCCTACCGCCGGGCGTCCGCGGGCGGGGTGGTGTTCGGCGCCAAGTTCTCCGTGGTGCGCTCCGGCACACTCGTCCTGGGCGAAGATGCCGTCGTCACCGGCTGGGGAGAATCGGAACGCTAG
- the rpsB gene encoding 30S ribosomal protein S2 — protein sequence MATVVTIRQLLESGVHFGHQTRRWNPKMKRFIFTERNGIYIIDLQKSLSYIDRAYEFVKETVAHGGTILFVGTKKQAQEAIDEQARRVGMPYVNQRWLGGMLTNFSTVHKRLQRLKELEEIDFDDVAASNWTKKELLGLRREKDKLERTLGGIRDMARVPSAVWIVDTKKEHIAISEARKLNIPVVAILDTNCDPDEVDYPIPGNDDAIRSVSLLTRVVADAVADGVLARSGASAGAGAEKAPEEPLAEWERELLEKGETKAEAPAAAAEAPAAEAPAAAAEAPAAEAPAAEAAPEQAAAEAPVAEAVPEHGAEAPAAEAEGSTEA from the coding sequence ATGGCCACAGTCGTGACCATCCGGCAGCTGCTGGAAAGCGGTGTGCACTTCGGGCACCAGACGCGGCGCTGGAACCCGAAGATGAAGCGCTTCATCTTCACCGAGCGCAACGGCATCTACATCATCGACCTGCAGAAGTCGCTGTCCTACATCGACCGCGCCTACGAGTTCGTCAAGGAGACGGTGGCCCACGGCGGCACCATCCTCTTCGTCGGCACCAAGAAGCAGGCGCAGGAGGCCATCGACGAGCAGGCCCGCCGCGTGGGGATGCCCTACGTCAACCAGCGGTGGCTGGGCGGCATGCTCACCAACTTCTCCACCGTGCACAAGCGGCTCCAGCGCCTCAAGGAGCTCGAGGAGATCGACTTCGACGACGTCGCCGCCTCGAACTGGACGAAGAAGGAGCTGCTGGGGCTGCGCCGCGAGAAGGACAAGCTGGAGCGCACGCTCGGCGGTATCCGCGACATGGCCCGCGTGCCCAGCGCGGTGTGGATCGTGGACACCAAGAAGGAGCACATCGCGATCAGCGAGGCGCGGAAGCTGAACATTCCGGTCGTCGCGATCCTGGACACCAACTGCGACCCCGACGAGGTCGACTACCCGATCCCGGGCAACGACGACGCGATCCGCAGCGTCAGCCTGCTCACCCGGGTGGTCGCCGACGCCGTGGCCGACGGTGTGCTCGCCCGCTCGGGCGCCTCCGCCGGCGCCGGTGCGGAGAAGGCCCCCGAGGAGCCGCTGGCCGAGTGGGAGCGCGAGCTGCTGGAGAAGGGCGAGACCAAGGCCGAGGCGCCCGCCGCCGCTGCTGAGGCGCCCGCTGCCGAGGCGCCGGCCGCCGCTGCTGAGGCGCCCGCTGCCGAGGCGCCGGCCGCCGAGGCCGCTCCGGAGCAGGCCGCTGCTGAGGCGCCCGTCGCCGAGGCCGTTCCGGAGCACGGCGCCGAGGCCCCCGCGGCTGAGGCCGAGGGCTCCACGGAAGCCTGA
- the pyrH gene encoding UMP kinase, producing MHDSGWDRVVLKLSGEAFSGGEDLGIDAAVVEYLAEAIAVAVAEGIEVAVVVGGGNMFRGAAMSERGMERGRADYMGMLGTVINCLALQDFLERQGVETRVQTSIHMSQVAEAYIPRRAVRHLQKGRVVIFGAGLGAPFFSTDTTAAQRALEIGAQAVLKGTQVDGVYDSDPQRNPDAVKFDRLEYNEVLTRGLKVMDATAVSLCMDNGLPIVVFDLMGEGNIVRTVRGEKMGTIVCPADHR from the coding sequence ATGCACGACTCCGGCTGGGACCGTGTCGTACTGAAACTGTCCGGTGAGGCGTTCTCCGGCGGTGAGGACCTCGGTATCGATGCCGCGGTCGTCGAATACCTCGCCGAAGCGATCGCGGTCGCAGTGGCCGAGGGGATCGAAGTGGCCGTGGTCGTCGGCGGCGGGAACATGTTCCGCGGCGCCGCGATGTCCGAGCGCGGTATGGAGCGCGGCCGGGCCGACTACATGGGGATGCTGGGCACGGTCATCAACTGCCTGGCGCTGCAGGACTTCCTGGAGCGCCAAGGGGTCGAGACCCGCGTCCAGACGTCCATCCACATGAGCCAGGTCGCCGAGGCCTACATTCCGCGCCGCGCGGTCCGCCATCTGCAGAAGGGCCGCGTCGTGATCTTCGGCGCCGGCTTGGGCGCCCCGTTCTTCTCCACCGATACCACGGCCGCCCAGCGGGCCCTGGAGATCGGTGCGCAGGCCGTGCTCAAGGGGACCCAGGTCGACGGGGTCTACGACTCCGACCCGCAGCGCAATCCCGACGCCGTCAAGTTCGACCGCCTTGAGTACAACGAGGTCCTGACCCGCGGCCTGAAGGTCATGGACGCGACCGCGGTCAGCCTGTGCATGGACAACGGCCTGCCCATCGTCGTCTTCGACCTGATGGGCGAAGGCAACATCGTCCGCACGGTGCGGGGGGAGAAGATGGGCACCATCGTGTGCCCGGCCGACCACCGCTGA